The Streptomyces sp. ALI-76-A nucleotide sequence GTGGGGGGCACGACCGCGCTCGCCGAGGCGGTCGCCGCCCTGGACGAGCCGCCGCGGGTCTTCGTGAGCGGCAGCGCGATGGGCATCTACGGCGAGACCGGTGACCGGCCCGTCGACGAGGACGCGCCGCCCGGGGAGGGCTTCCTGCCCGAGCTGTGCGTGCAGTGGGAGGGCGCCGCGGCCCCGGCCCGGGAGGCGGGCGTACGGACCGTGTTCACCCGCACGGGCCTGGTCGTGGCCCGCGGGGGCGGTGCCTGGGGACGGCTGTTCCCGTTGTTCCGGGCCGGACTCGGCGGGCGGATGGGGGACGGACGGCAGTACTGGTCGTTCGTCTCGCTGCACGACGAGGTGGCCGCGATCCGGCATCTCATCGACACCGACGGTCTGTCGGGGCCGTTCAACATCACCGCCCCGCGGCCGGTGACGAACCGTGAGATCACCGAGGCGATGGGGCGGGTGCTGCGCCGGCCGACGCTGTTCGCGGTGCCCGCGCCGGTGCTGCGGGCCGCGCTCGGTGAGATGGCCGGGGACGTGCTGGGCAGTCAGCGGGTGTTGCCGATGCGGCTGCTGGAGTCGGGGTTCACGTTCGCGTTCCCGGAGATCGACGGGGCGATCCGGGCGGCTCTGTGACGGGTGCGGTCGTATGCGACCGTCGTGCGACCGTGCCCTGTCGATGCGCGACTGCCCCCGGCCGGTGACGGCCCTACCCTCGACCCGAACTCGGGTATCCCTGGAGCCAGTCGGGGGCACGACGTCTCCACCGGCCGCGCAACCTCGAGGAGGGGCACGTGCTTGAGCCCGCGTACCAGGCGGACGTCGTGATCGTGGGAGCCGGCATTGCCGGGCTCTCGGCGGCACAGCGGCTGACC carries:
- a CDS encoding TIGR01777 family oxidoreductase; translated protein: MRRSRIAVAGASGLIGGALVRSLTADGHEVVRLVRREPRAPDEVRWDPERAYVDPAGLTGCDVVVNLAGANVGGRRWTDAYKARIRDSRVGGTTALAEAVAALDEPPRVFVSGSAMGIYGETGDRPVDEDAPPGEGFLPELCVQWEGAAAPAREAGVRTVFTRTGLVVARGGGAWGRLFPLFRAGLGGRMGDGRQYWSFVSLHDEVAAIRHLIDTDGLSGPFNITAPRPVTNREITEAMGRVLRRPTLFAVPAPVLRAALGEMAGDVLGSQRVLPMRLLESGFTFAFPEIDGAIRAAL